In the genome of Candidatus Stygibacter australis, the window AAGTGGTTGATGTAGATTCACTTCTGGAAATCAGGGCTTATATAATGGAAGAACCACAGGGTCAGGAGATTGAAATAGTAACTGCCAGTGGCAGAGCAATTCCATCAAAAGTAGATTACCTTAGAGTTGATGATGATGGATTAAGACAGGCAAGCAGTATATTTACTGATCGAAGTAAGTTATATCAGATAATCTCACTAGAGACGGGAGAGGAAGTTCCTGAACCTGAAAAAGTGCTTATCTGCTATCCTAATCCCTTTAATCCGGAATTGACAATAGTATTTTTTACCACAGAGTGCACCGAGAACACAGAGATAACAATATACAATGTTAAAGGTCAGAAAGTGAATAATTTGGCTAATGATGTTTTATCTGCTGGAGAACACTCAGTGGTCTGGCAGGGCAAAGATGATAAAGGAAATCAGGTAAGTAGCGGAGTGTATTTTATCCGAATGCAGATTGGTCAACAGGTATATACCGGGAAAGCGGTTTTGATGAAATGATATCGAAAGACGTATATTTCTGGGAACTACGAGCTCCAGCTCGTAGAATTATAAATAACGTCTGCTAATTTAAGAAACGGGAACTACGACGAATAGCTTTTTATGAGAAAATACTCAACGAGCTAGAGCTCGTAGTTCCCGGGTTATAAGGATGTGATAATGAAGAAGTATTTCATCTTATTTATTGGTCTGGTTTTGATTGGGATATTGCAGGGGACTACAATCATAGTTGATATTGAAGGTACAGGGGATTACATATCTATCCAGGAAGGAGTGGATGCCAGTGTGAATGGTGATACAGTGCTGGTTTATCCGGGTAGGTATTACGAAAATGTGGATTATAATAATCATACTATAACCCTGGGAAGCTTAAATCTTACTACTGGCGAAAGACATTATATCCGGGAAACAATTATTGATGGCAATCTGGAGAATAGTTGCATAATTGTAGTAAGAGCTGAGGGAGAAGGCACGCTGTGTTGTGGATTCACTCTTACAAATGGAGCAGGGCATTCCATGGGTAGTGATTATCCTTTAGATGGTGGAGGAGTTTATGTTTATGGTGGATATGGGGCACAGATAGAAGTTAGAAATTGTATTATTGAAAATAATAAAATTAATAGAACTGGTGGTGGGATCTATTTAGGTTATGGAGGATATGTATATTTATCAGGAACAACCATAAGATTTAATTATGCTCCGGTTAGTTCTGGGGGTATATCAAAAGGAACTAGTGCAACATTAGAATTTGATCCTGACAATTTATGTAGTATCTATGGGAATTATTCAACAATCGGATGTATGATGGGAAGAGGAATTGATCTTGATGAGCCCGATACTCTTTATATCTATGCAGATACATTAAGCTTTGAAGAACCAGACAGGTATTTTATTTCTCAGGGTGGAGGTAGTAATACATATATTGATCCGGATGAATATTTGGTAATAGAATCGCAGCATTGCTATTATGAATTTATTGATGCAGATTTTTATGTGTCACCGGATGGTGATGATTCTAATAGTGGCTTAACACTGCAGGATCCCAAGAAAAAAATTTCCAGTGCCATTACTCTTTGTGTTTCTAATCCTGATAGCCCAAATACAATTCATTTACTACCCGGCTATTATAGTTCTTCGTTAAACGGGCAGTATTTCCCTTTGAATATGCGGGAAAATGTAAGTATAGTAGGAACTTCCCGGGATGAGGTGTTTCTGGACAGAGAAACCGCAGGGAATTACATATACGATAGAAATGGAGGATATAATTATAGTATAAAAAATATAACTTTTACTGGTGGAATAGGAGGAGGTCAAAGCAATCCTGATCTAAGATTCTGGGACTTTACCGAAGACCCGATAAGCAGTGTAATAATGGATAGTTTAAGATTTGACAGCGCTGTTCCAAAATTGGGTATTTTAGCTACAAAAATAGACTTTGAGATATCAAATATAATAATTGAAAATTCAGGATCGGCATTTCTGGGATATAACTCTTTTCCCGGTAACCGCAGTTTAGTAAAAAATGTTTTATGCAGGAGCTGCCATGCAACATTTATTACCAATGATAATTATACGGAGACTGAAGATCTACCTGTATTAAATGTAATAAATTATCTTCAAGTTGATAACTCTGTAGAAAGCATCCTGAGGATGTGGAGTTATGGACCGGATGCAACAAGATATGCTGTAACTAATTTCATTAATTGCACATTAATGAATAACAGCATTGTGCCTTTTAATAATCACGCTTTTGCCAAAGCTTTTGAGGGCGGTGAGATGAATTTTTATAATTCTATAATCTATGGTAACGTAGGAACACAACTCAATCTTGATACTAATGGCTGGGATAACCCAAGTACAGCAACAATTTCACATACTCTTCTACAGGATGGGGAAACAGGAATAGTACATCAAGGAGATACAATATTAAACTGGATGGATGGCAATCTGGACTGTGATCCTATGCTGAATGAGGATTATATACCGTTAGTTGGTTCGCCAGTGATTGATGCCGGGACACTGGATCTGCCTGAAGGAATAGAACTTCCAGAAACTGATGTTTATGGCAATCCCCGTATTTATGGCAATGGCGTGGATATGGGAGCAGTAGAATGGCAGGGAACGGAAAATAGTTCAGATGAGATTTCAGTGCTCCCTGATGAACTGATAATCTATCCTAATCCCTTGATAGCA includes:
- a CDS encoding choice-of-anchor Q domain-containing protein encodes the protein MKKYFILFIGLVLIGILQGTTIIVDIEGTGDYISIQEGVDASVNGDTVLVYPGRYYENVDYNNHTITLGSLNLTTGERHYIRETIIDGNLENSCIIVVRAEGEGTLCCGFTLTNGAGHSMGSDYPLDGGGVYVYGGYGAQIEVRNCIIENNKINRTGGGIYLGYGGYVYLSGTTIRFNYAPVSSGGISKGTSATLEFDPDNLCSIYGNYSTIGCMMGRGIDLDEPDTLYIYADTLSFEEPDRYFISQGGGSNTYIDPDEYLVIESQHCYYEFIDADFYVSPDGDDSNSGLTLQDPKKKISSAITLCVSNPDSPNTIHLLPGYYSSSLNGQYFPLNMRENVSIVGTSRDEVFLDRETAGNYIYDRNGGYNYSIKNITFTGGIGGGQSNPDLRFWDFTEDPISSVIMDSLRFDSAVPKLGILATKIDFEISNIIIENSGSAFLGYNSFPGNRSLVKNVLCRSCHATFITNDNYTETEDLPVLNVINYLQVDNSVESILRMWSYGPDATRYAVTNFINCTLMNNSIVPFNNHAFAKAFEGGEMNFYNSIIYGNVGTQLNLDTNGWDNPSTATISHTLLQDGETGIVHQGDTILNWMDGNLDCDPMLNEDYIPLVGSPVIDAGTLDLPEGIELPETDVYGNPRIYGNGVDMGAVEWQGTENSSDEISVLPDELIIYPNPLIA